In Nitrospirota bacterium, a single window of DNA contains:
- a CDS encoding menaquinone biosynthesis decarboxylase — protein sequence MAYKDLREFLKLLESKGLLKRINAEVDPVLEITEITDRMCKSPGGGRALFFENVKGSAYPVVTNIFGSFERMCLALEVQRLDDVAGRIEELLSQAAPKTLLEKIALLPKLFEFSRYFPKSVKNAPCQEVIEKDNPDLSRFPVLKCWTGDGGRFITLPMVFTKDPETGMQNCGMYRIHIYDKTTTGMHWHIHKDGARHYDKYKALKKRMPAAIAVGSDPAVIYSATAPLPSSVDEMIFAGFLRKEPVEMVKCITSDIEVPANSELVIEGYLEPGELRLEGPFGDHTGFYSAADQYPVFHAACITHRKDMIYPATIVGKPPMEDCYMGKATERIFLPLLRLDFPEIKDFNLPMEGVFHNAALISIKKSYPGHAKKIIHGLWGKGQMMFSKLLIIVDDDVDVQNISYTAWRILNNVDWKRDVVIAEGPVDDLDHSASWPRYGSKMGVDATRKTKEEGMMRDWPKELFMSEEIKKLVAARWKEYGFE from the coding sequence ATGGCTTACAAAGATTTACGGGAATTTTTAAAGCTACTTGAATCAAAAGGACTCCTTAAACGCATCAATGCCGAAGTGGACCCTGTGCTTGAGATTACGGAAATAACTGACAGGATGTGCAAAAGCCCCGGCGGCGGCAGGGCGCTTTTTTTTGAGAATGTTAAAGGCTCGGCATACCCTGTTGTAACAAATATCTTCGGCTCTTTTGAAAGAATGTGTCTTGCCCTTGAGGTTCAAAGGCTTGATGATGTTGCAGGACGCATTGAGGAACTGCTGAGTCAGGCGGCTCCGAAGACACTGCTTGAAAAAATTGCTCTGCTGCCAAAACTTTTTGAATTCTCCAGATACTTTCCAAAGAGCGTAAAAAATGCGCCCTGTCAGGAAGTCATTGAAAAAGACAATCCTGATTTATCCAGGTTCCCTGTGCTTAAATGCTGGACCGGGGATGGCGGGCGGTTTATTACACTGCCAATGGTATTCACAAAAGACCCTGAGACAGGCATGCAAAACTGCGGGATGTACAGAATTCACATTTACGACAAAACCACGACGGGTATGCACTGGCACATTCATAAAGACGGGGCGCGGCATTATGATAAATACAAGGCGCTGAAAAAACGCATGCCTGCCGCTATTGCCGTGGGCAGCGACCCCGCGGTGATATATTCTGCAACAGCGCCTCTTCCATCATCAGTGGATGAGATGATCTTTGCAGGATTTCTGAGGAAAGAGCCTGTGGAAATGGTAAAGTGCATCACTTCAGACATTGAGGTGCCTGCAAACAGCGAACTTGTGATTGAGGGTTATCTTGAGCCGGGCGAACTGCGCCTTGAGGGACCATTCGGGGACCATACTGGTTTTTATTCAGCGGCTGATCAGTATCCCGTATTTCATGCAGCCTGCATAACACACAGAAAAGATATGATTTATCCCGCAACAATCGTTGGAAAACCTCCGATGGAAGACTGCTACATGGGCAAGGCTACAGAGAGGATTTTCCTGCCTCTTCTAAGGCTTGACTTCCCTGAGATCAAGGACTTCAACCTGCCGATGGAAGGCGTGTTTCATAATGCGGCATTAATTTCAATTAAGAAGAGTTATCCCGGACATGCTAAAAAGATTATTCACGGACTCTGGGGCAAAGGACAGATGATGTTTTCAAAATTATTGATTATCGTTGATGATGATGTGGACGTTCAGAATATCTCATACACTGCATGGCGCATTTTAAATAATGTTGACTGGAAAAGAGACGTTGTCATTGCCGAGGGTCCTGTTGACGATCTGGATCATTCTGCAAGCTGGCCGAGATACGGTTCAAAAATGGGCGTTGACGCCACGCGGAAAACAAAGGAGGAAGGCATGATGAGGGACTGGCCCAAAGAATTATTTATGTCTGAAGAAATTAAAAAACTCGTTGCCGCAAGGTGGAAGGAATACGGCTTTGAATAA